The genomic segment CGGCCTCGCAAAAAAGAGAAAGGAGGAGAAAGAATGTTCAAATTGGACGATTTTGCGAATGGTGCTCTCACAGAAAAATTCAACATGGAGGCGCAAAGGGTTTTGGAAAACATTGCTGATCCGAATACAGACCCAAAGAAAGCGCGAACCATCACCATGACAATCACGCTCAAAGCAGATGATAACCGTGAACTGGCTATGGTTGATATCAACACGAAAGCTTCACTTGCTCCATCAAAAGGCGTACAAACCAAAATCATCATGGGACGTGACAGACAGGGGAAGGTTGAGGCTGCCGAATTGAAATCAGGGGCAGTTGGTCAAACGTACATCACGGAAGAAGGCGATGTTGCAGACGACAAGGGTAACAAAGTTGTGCAATTCAAATAATCGGGAGGGATATTTGTGTTAAAAGAAGCCTTGCAATATTTGATTGGTCTTGGTAATACAGAAGTTTTTACTACTCGAACAGGTCAAGAGTTCGCTTCTCAACCAATTCACTTGATAAAGAATCCAACACCAGAAGCATTAGTTGTTCGGAATCTGTCAGGACTTGTTGATTATTTGATTCACAACTTTGATGACCAGCCTCCAGTCCTTGTCCATGTAGCTAGTCCAACAATGGTCGATGTTTTCAGTTCTTACAACCAGGATTTCAACAGAAATCATTTGATTCAGGCAAAAGCACTCCTTCCTAGGATAACTTTCGGACAATTTATGGATGCGGAATCTTTCAATATTCTTTTGCAAAGTTGCTTTGTTCCTAATGATGCTCGGGCCATCGTGCTAAAAGTAATTGGCAACTTAAAGGAAGAGACGGTATCCAATGTCGGGGATGACGGAGTTTCACAACAGGTGACAGCAAAGACGGGCGTAGCAACGGTCGAAAATATCGTTGTTCCTAATCCAGTTTCTTTGAAGCCGTTCCGGACATTTGTAGAAATCGAGCAGCCCGAAAGCGAATTCGTTTTCCGCATGAAGTCTGGGCCATCCGCTGCTCTGTTTGAAGCAGATGGGGGAGCATGGGAACTGACTGCGATTGCCAGAATCAAGGAGTATCTGCAAGGTGCGCTTGAGGAAGAAATCAACAGTGGGAAAGTTACTATTATCGCTTAGTTATCCAAACAGAAAAGGACTCCGCTGCAACGGAGTCCTAAGTACAACTATGGTTGGCTTCATGCTACCACAGATGACGCCAGGAGGGAAGAACATTGCTTTGTATGAAGGGCGATGAAGTCAAGATGAAGTCCGGCGAAATAGGCATCGTAACCGATACATGGGGGATTGCCCGGGATTGGTGCAAAGTGAAGGCAAATGACGGGCAAATCATTATTACCATGACAGAAAATATTGAATCAATCCTCAAACATAACCGAGAGAAATCGAGGAGGAAGCCATGATAAAAATTAGCAAGCTCGAAATCGAAAACGTCAAGCGTGTCAAGGCAGTCAAAATCGAGCCGACAAGCTCGGAATTGACGGTGGTTGGTGGGAAGAACGGTCAAGGTAAGACGAGCGTGTTGGATTCCATTGCTTGGGCATTGGGCGGTAATAAGTATCGCCCTTCCCAGCCCGACCGTGAAGGGTCGGTTGTTCCTCCATATCTCCATCTCGTCCTGTCCAATGGTCTGATCGTTGAGCGTAAAGGTAAAAACTCCGACTTAAAAGTCATCGATCCGAACGGCCAGAAAGGCGGTCAGCAGCTGCTTGATAGTTTTGTCGAAGAGCTGGCAATCGATTTACCGAAATTCATGAATTCCACGAGCAAGGAAAAGGCAAATATCCTGCTCCGCATTATCGGTGTTGGTGACAAGCTTCATGAGCTGGAAACCAAGGAAAAGGAAATTTACAACCAGCGCCATACCATCGGTCAGATTGCTGATCAGAAAGCCAAATTTGCCAAGGAACAACCGTATTTTCCAGACGCACCGAAAGAACCGATTTCTGCGTCCGAGCTGATCCGCCAGCAACAAGAAATTCTTGCCCGAAACGGCGAGAATCAGCGCAAGCGGCAACAATTGAATTACTTAGAAACAGAGCGCGAGGCAAAGGGAAAAGAAATTGCGCGATTGGAAACAGAATTGCTAAAGCTCAAGGAAGAGTATATGAAAATAGGCGAAGATTTGGCGATTGCCCGAAAAGACGCGCTTGACCTACGCGACGAATCGACCGCGGAATTGGAAGCCAATATTCAGCAAATCGACGAGATCAACCGCAAGGTCAGAGCTAACCTGGACAAGGACAAGGCCGAAACGGATGCAAACGACTACCGCGTACAATACGAGGCATTGACAGGCAATATCACAGCGATCCGTCAGCAAAAGACAGACTTGTTGACGAATGCGAATTTGCCGCTGCCTGGGCTGTCCGTTGAGGATGGAGAGCTGACCTATAACGGGCAGAAGTGGGACAACATGAGCGGCGCTGAGCAATTGAGGGTAGCCACCGCGATTGTACGCAGGCTCAAGCCAAATTGCGGATTTATCTTGTTGGACAAGCTTGAGCAAATGGATCTGGAGACTTTGAACGAATTCGGTCGTTGGCTGGAGCAGGAAGGGCTGCAGGCAATTGCAACACGCGTCAGCACTGGCGATGAGTGCTCGATCATCATCGAAGACGGGTACGTTGCAGGGCAGGAAGGCGTTCAGTTGCAACAGCAGCCAGGAGCGATCGATCCGGCCCCAACATGGAAAGCAGGTGAATTTTAATGCAAGTCATCAGTGGAAAGGTAGAAAAGGCCAAGAAGGTGGTAATTTATGGGCCGGAGGGTATCGGGAAATCCTCACTGGCGGCCATGTTCCCAAAGCCCATCTTCATTGATACAGAAGGATCGACGACGGAACTTGATGTTAACCGTCTGCCCAAGCCGTCAAGCTGGGAGATGATCAACCAACAAGTTAGATGGGTTATGACACAAATTGGGAGATATGAAACGCTCATAATCGATACGGTCGATTGGGCCGAAATGCTGTGCGTGGAATGCATTTGTGCCAAGCATCAGAAGAATGGCGTTGAGGACTTCGGCTATGGCAAAGGTTACATCTACGTAGCGGAGGAATTAGGTCGCTTTTTGAACCTTCTCAGCGACGTAATCGAAGCCGGTATTCATGTCGTGCTGACTGCTCACTCACAGATCATCAAGTTTGAGCAGCCGGACGAGATGGGAGCTTATGACCGTTACCAGCTCAAGCTTGGACCAAAAACTGGTTCGAGAACGGCAGCACTCGTCAAGGAATGGGCTGATATGGTCCTGTTCATTAATTACAAAACGTTCTCTGTTGCTACGGACAAGGAGGGCAAGAAGAACAAGGGGCAAGGCGGAGCACGCACGGTCTATGCCACGCATCATCCAGCGTGGGATGCGAAAAACCGTCACGGGCTACCGGACGAATTCCCACTGGACTACTCCTATATTGCCCACATCTTCAATGGTTCCACAAAAGTTACAACAAGTACACCACCTCAACCAGTACAGCGTAGTGCCAAGGAAATAGAGTATGACCTTGTAAATGGTTTACGGAACGCTATTTTAGATGAACAGAAACAGCAGCAAGCTTGGGGCCAGATGACCGGGGAGCAGCAGATGGCACAGGAGCAACAACCTTCTGCCGAGGATGCATTGAAACCGCACATCCCTAGTAATATTCCACCTTCATTGCGCGACCTGATGGTTCAACATCAGGTGTCAGAAAACGAGATTCAGATCGTGGTGAGCAAAAGAGGATACTATCCGATGGATACACCGATTGCGAATTATGATCTTGGTTTTGTTGAAGGCGTTCTTGTGGGTGCGTGGCAGCAAGTACTCCAAATGATTCAAGATACCAGAAATGATTTGCCATTTAATTAACAGCGGGAGGAATTACACATGACCCAAATGGATAGAGAACTTGGATGGGATGACGAGATTCAGAAGGACGGCGGGGAATTTATTGTCCTGCCTGACGGTGATTACAACTTTACAGTTACGAAATTTGAGCGCGGTCGGTTCGGGGGCAGCGAGAAAATGCCGCCATGCAATCAGGCGAAACTGGAACTAAAGATCCATTCTCCCGAACATGGTGACGTTGTTGTATTCCATAATTTGTTCTTGCATACGAAAACCGAAGGGTTGTTGTCCAATTTCTTTGCCGGTATCGGCCAAAAGAAGAAGGGCGAAAAGCTACGTATGAACTGGAACGCGGTTGTAGGCTCTAAAGGCCGACTGAAATTGGAGATCAATCGATTCAAAAATAGCAAAGGCGAGGAGCGGACTAATAACCAGGTAAAGTCCTTTTATCCATATGAGGAGGTATTCGGACAGCAGCAACAACAGCCAACGCAACCGCAATACCAGCAACAAAATCAGTATCAACAGCAACAACAATATCAGCAACAACAACAGCAGTATCAAGCACCGTTTCCGACAGGCGGACAGCAGCAAGGTGGCGGATTTACTCCTGGCCAGTTTTAGGAGGGGCGTATGTCTGAAACAGTATTGATTCAAGACGAACGCTTTACTTGCATTGGTAAGCCTGCATATGGGCTTTTCAAAAAGTGGCGGGATTTACCAGGGTGCGGACTAAAGTGGGAACATGACACGCCAGATGGGAAATGCCCGGTATGCCGTGGGAACTTAATTCCGACGTCGATGGTTGGGCCGCAGCACCGTATTTCTGGCGGGAACGTGGAGGTAATGAAACGATGAATTTACGACCTTACCAACAGGAGGCGCGGGATTCCATTCAATCTGAATGGGAAAACGGCGTGAAAAGAACGCTTTTGGTCCTTCCGACTGGTTGCGGCAAGACAATCGTGTTTTCGAAGGTCATCGAAGATCGGGTAAGGCTGGGCGAGCGCGTGCTCGTCCTGGCCCACCGAGGCGAGCTGCTAGATCAGGCAGCTGACAAGCTTGAAAAATCTACTGGTCTGAAATGTGCTAGGGAACAAGCCGAGGAAACGTCAGTCGGAAGTTGGTTCCGTGTTGTGGTTGGCAGCGTGCAAACAATGATGCGTGAAAAGCGCCTGGAAAAGTTTGATCGTCAATTCTTCGACTCGATCATCATTGACGAAGCACATCATTGCTTATCAGAGAGCTATCAACGTGTTCTGAAATATTTCGATTCAGCAAATGTCTTAGGCGTGACTGCTACACCGGACCGTGGAGACATGCGCAATCTCGGAAGCTATTTCCAGAGCTTGGCCTATGAATACACGCTGCCGAAGGCTATCAAGGGTGGGTATCTCAGCCCGATCAAGGCTATGACTATCCCTTTACAACTGGACTTAACAGCAGTTGGTCAGCAGGCTGGTGACTTCAAATCAAGCGACTTGGGAACAGCCCTGGACCCGTATCTGGAATCGATAGCGGCGGAAATGTGGCGAGTGGCGCAGGACAGAAAAATTGTGGTATTCCTTCCGTTGGTGAAAACAAGTCAAAAATTTGCCAATATTTTGAATTCGTTTGGATTCAAGGCTGCAGAGGTAAACGGCGATTCACAAGATCGAGCGCAAATTTTGGAAGACTTTGATCGGGACAAATATAACGTCCTATGCAACTCCATGCTGCTAACAGAGGGCTGGGACTGCCCAAGCGTTGATTGTGTCGTTGTCTTGCGGCCAACAAAAGTTCGCAGCTTATACAGCCAGATGGTCGGGCGCGGTACCCGACTACATCCTGGAAAAACTGATTTATTGTTGTTGGATTTCCTGTGGCATACCGAGCGGCACGAGCTCTGCCATCCAGCGCATTTAATTGCTGAGAATGAGGAAATCGCCAAGGCCATGACCAAACAGATTGAGGAAGCCGGAATTGCGCTCGATCTGGAAGATGTCGAAAAGCAAGCTGTGGAAGATGTGATTGCGCAGCGTGAGGAAGCTCTCGCCAAGCAACTTGAAGAAATGAAGAAACGGAAGCGCAAACTGGTCGATCCATTGCAATTTGAAATGAGTATCCAAGCGGAGGATCTAGCTAGTTATGTTCCATCGTTTGGCTGGGAAATGGCACCGCCGAGTGATCAGCAAATCAAGACGCTGGAGAAGTTGGGCATTTTGCCAGATGACATCCATAACGCCGGTAAAGCTACGAAGCTGCTGGAGCGCTTGGACAAACGGCGTGAGGAAGGGTTGACCACGCCGAAGCAAATCCGGTTCCTGGAGCAACGAGGATTCGAGCATGTTGGCACTTGGTCATTCGACAATGCAAAGCGTCTGATCGATCGTATCGCAGCTAATGGATGGCGTTTGCCGGACGGCATAAATCCCAAAGAGTACCGTGGGGAGTAGACAAGAGGAGGATAATATGAACGCTCTTAAATCTGTTCAATTGATGCGCAAGTATGCAAATTGTAAGGAATGCGGTAACGACAAAGTTGGTAATGGTGAAGGGACTTTGCTCATTGAAGACGATATTTTCAAACGCAGTTGCAAATGCGGATGGAGTATTGAAGTGGATGAAAATGATAAGCCTTTGCTAAATCTGACCATAGCAGCCTGGGCGACTATTGGGCCAAGAAAGATTTACGAGATTCATGATAAAGATGATAGATTCTTCGGTTATGTCAGTGTTAATGAATTGCAGAAAATGGGCTACGTAAAGCGTATCGATCATTGCAAAAAGGCGGAGGAGTTTTTCAATACTCCTGATGGATTGGACTGGGTTAAGAAAAATAGATTTTTCAATGTGCAATAAACGCTATGAATTATAGGGTTCAGTTCTACAAAGGCATACGGCTAGAGCTAGCCGGGTACACCGAAGCAATACCCGGAATAAAAAGGCGTTCGATTCAGTGATGGGGGAGTAATAGGATGCAGGAAATTGCAGTTGATAATTTCGCGGGTGGCGGCGGGGCAAGTGTGGGCATGGAACTTGCGTTCGGACGCTCTGTAGATATAGCAATCAATCATGATCCAGCAGCCATTGCCATGCATCTGGCAAACCACCCTGAGACAGAACATTACTGCGAGTCAGTTTGGGACGTTGACCCACGTGAAGTTACACGGGGGCGCCCTGTGGGGCTTTGTTGGTTGAGTCCAGACTGTAAGCATTTCAGTAAAGCAAAGGGCGGTAAGCCGAAAGAGAAAGGAATCCGAGGTTTGGCATGGGTGGCCCTACGTTGGGCGGCAACGGTAAGACCCCGGGTAATCATGCTGGAGAACGTTGAAGAGTTTAAGACGTGGGGGCCGTTGTTAAAAGACGGTATGCCAGACCCGAAAAACAAAGGCCGCGAGTTCAATGCTTTCATCAATGCGCTAAAACGTCAAGGATACCAGGTTGACCACAGAGAGTTGCGGGCATGCGACTACGGCGCGCCAACGATTAGGAAACGCTTCTTTCTGATTGCTCGGTGCGATGGACGCCCGATTGTATGGCCGGAACCGACTCACGGAGATCCAGAGAGTGCAGAAGTCAAATCTGGAAAGCTACTGCCCTGGCGGACCGCAGCGGAGATCATTGATTGGTCGTTGCCATGCCCGTCCATTTTTGAACGGAAGAAGCCTCTGGCAGAGAATACGTTGCGTCGGATCGCACGAGGAATCCAGCGTTTTGTGATCGATAATCCGAATCCCTTTATCGTAAAGGTCAATCATCAAGGAGAGCAATTCCGTGGGCAACAGATCAGCGAGCCGATGCAGACCATAACAGCAAAAAATGGGTGGGGTATTGTCACTCCTTACATTGCTCGGATCGGGCAGACCGGATTTGGCGGTGATCGATTGCAGTATGAAGTGGAAGAACCTCTAACGACAATCATAACAAAAGCTGAACATCTACTCGTGACGCCAGTATTGGGGGTCAATACATCAGGGCACCCAGGAAGTTCGGTAGATGAACCTCTCAGAACAGTCACCACGGGCGGTCACCATATGCTAATTAGTCCAGCACTCATCCAGATGGGCTACGGAGAAAGGGAGGGACAGCAGCCGCGCGTTCTTGATCTTGAAAAGCCAATCGGAACAGTTACAGCAGGTGGTAACAAATTCGGACTTGCGACCGCTGAATTAATCGCTGTTCCCCATATTACCAAGTTCCGGACTGGAGCTACTGGCCATGATGTCAACGAGCCATTACACACTGTAACTTCTGGTGCGGGAAGTAAACGTCCTGCTGGAGCAGCTCACGCAATGGGAATGGTAACAGCTTTTCTATCACGCCAATTCGGACAATCAGTTGGACATGCCGCAGATGCTCCAGCAGCTACGATAACAGCAGGAGGAGGCGGTAAGTCCGCGCTTGTAACAAGCCATTTGGTCAAGATGCGCGGGACCAATACCGGACAGAGGGTTGATGTTCCTTTGCAGACGGTGACAGCCGGCGGCAATCACTTCGGGGAGGTCAGAGCGTTTTTGATGGCCTACTACGGCAGCAGTGTCGGGCAGAAGACAGATGAACCACTTGGAACAGTAACGACTCGGGATCGATTTGGACTGGTGACCATTCATGGGCAAGACTATCAGATTGTCGACATCGGTATGCGGATGCTGGAGCCACATGAGTTGTTTGCCGCCCAAGGCTTTCCTGACACATACATCATCGATCGGGACGCAGACGGTAAATCATACCCAAAAAGTGCCCAGGTAGCGCGCTGCGGCAATTCAGTACCGCCCCCTTTCGCAGAAGCATTGGTCCGAGCGAATCTACCGGAGATGTGTACTGGATCAGGAAATTCCTTGGCGTTCGAGAGATACAAACAGCAAGAAGGGCAGCTGCAATTGTCTATGTGAGACGACAGAAAGGGTTGTAAAGCCTATGGAAAATAGATTGGATCTCGTTGCGCTGCTGGCTTACATCGACCCGGCCTATCTTACCTATCAGGAATGGTTAAACGTTGGCATGGCCCTCAAGTATGAGGGCTATACAGCCAGCGATTGGGATGAATGGAGCAAGCGTGACATGGGCCGTTACCATCCCGGAGAATGCTTTAAGAAGTGGACGACCTTTGAAGGCACAGGTGGTAAGCCAATTACTGGTGCGACGATTACGCAAATGGCGAAGGACAACGGCTGGTTGCCGCGTTCTGGCGTAGAAGACAGAGAGCTGGGCTGGGATGATGAGATTGCCGGCGATTATGTAGTGGTCGATAAAAACTGGATCGAGGGCAAGGAGATCCACGAGCCTGCTTCGTGGAATCCAGTGCAACAGCTCACAACGTATCTGGCCACACTGTTTGAGGCATCCGAAAATGTCGGATACGTGGTGGATACATGGCAAAACGATGAAGGAAAATACCTGCCCACCAAAGGGGCATGGGACCGGACGGCAGGCGAGCTGATTCAATTGCTGAATCAAAGCAATGGCGATATCGGGTCAGTGCTGGGTGACTATAATCCCGAAGCAGGGGCTTGGATACGATTCAATCCGCTCGACGGCAAGGGCGTGAAGAACGACAATGTGACCGAATTTCGGTACGCCTTGGTAGAGTCCGACACGATGGATATTGAAAAGCAACACGCGATTATGCGTGAGCTGGAGCTGCCAATCGCTGTCCTCGTATATAGCGGCGGGAAGAGCCTCCACGCGATCGTTCGCATCGATGCTGTCAGCTACGACGAATATCGGAAGCGCGTCGATTACCTGTACAACGTGTGCAAAAAGAACGGTCTTAGCATCGACAATCAAAACCGTAACCCATCTCGACTTTCCCGAATGCCAGGCATTGAGAGGAACGGGAAAAAGCAATTCATTGTAGACACCCACATTGGAAAAAGCAGTTGGGCCGAATGGAATGAATGGATTGAGGGAATCAACGACGATCTTCCTGACCCGGAGAGTTTGGCGAGCTATTGGGACAACATGCCTCCATTGGCACCACCGTTAATCGAAGGTGTGCTCCGGCAAGGCCATAAAATGCTGATGGCGGGTCCGTCCAAGGCTGGTAAGTCGTTCTTGCAAATTCAGCTTAGTATCGCCATCGCAGAGGGGATCAAGTGGCTAGGATGGCAATGCACGCAGGGCAAGGTGCTTTACGTCAATCTGGAGCTAGACAGCGCCAGTGCCTTAGATCGTTTCAAGAATGTTTACCAAGCACTAGGGTTGCAGCCCCTAAACATTGACAAGATCGACATTTGGAATTTGCGCGGCAAATCCGTACCGATGGACAAGCTGGCGCCCAAATTGATCCGGCGAGCTGCCAAGAAGAATTACATCGCGGTCATCATCGACCCGATCTACAAGGTCCTGACTGGCGACGAAAACAGCGCTGACCAAATGGCGCATTTCACAAACCAGTTTGACAAGATCGCAACGGAGCTTGGTGCCAGCGTCATCTACTGTCACCACCATTCAAAGGGGTCACAAGGCGGCAAAAAGTCGATGGACAGGGCCAGTGGCAGCGGCGTATTTGCCCGCGATCCAGACGCGCTGATCGACTTAGTGGAGCTAGATGTAACCGAGGCTTTACTCAAGCAAGAGGAAAACAAGGCGGTATGCGCCGTATATAGGCAGCTCTTTGAAAAATTCAATCTG from the Brevibacillus brevis genome contains:
- a CDS encoding replication terminator protein — translated: MFKLDDFANGALTEKFNMEAQRVLENIADPNTDPKKARTITMTITLKADDNRELAMVDINTKASLAPSKGVQTKIIMGRDRQGKVEAAELKSGAVGQTYITEEGDVADDKGNKVVQFK
- a CDS encoding AAA family ATPase, coding for MIKISKLEIENVKRVKAVKIEPTSSELTVVGGKNGQGKTSVLDSIAWALGGNKYRPSQPDREGSVVPPYLHLVLSNGLIVERKGKNSDLKVIDPNGQKGGQQLLDSFVEELAIDLPKFMNSTSKEKANILLRIIGVGDKLHELETKEKEIYNQRHTIGQIADQKAKFAKEQPYFPDAPKEPISASELIRQQQEILARNGENQRKRQQLNYLETEREAKGKEIARLETELLKLKEEYMKIGEDLAIARKDALDLRDESTAELEANIQQIDEINRKVRANLDKDKAETDANDYRVQYEALTGNITAIRQQKTDLLTNANLPLPGLSVEDGELTYNGQKWDNMSGAEQLRVATAIVRRLKPNCGFILLDKLEQMDLETLNEFGRWLEQEGLQAIATRVSTGDECSIIIEDGYVAGQEGVQLQQQPGAIDPAPTWKAGEF
- a CDS encoding ATP-binding protein, whose product is MQVISGKVEKAKKVVIYGPEGIGKSSLAAMFPKPIFIDTEGSTTELDVNRLPKPSSWEMINQQVRWVMTQIGRYETLIIDTVDWAEMLCVECICAKHQKNGVEDFGYGKGYIYVAEELGRFLNLLSDVIEAGIHVVLTAHSQIIKFEQPDEMGAYDRYQLKLGPKTGSRTAALVKEWADMVLFINYKTFSVATDKEGKKNKGQGGARTVYATHHPAWDAKNRHGLPDEFPLDYSYIAHIFNGSTKVTTSTPPQPVQRSAKEIEYDLVNGLRNAILDEQKQQQAWGQMTGEQQMAQEQQPSAEDALKPHIPSNIPPSLRDLMVQHQVSENEIQIVVSKRGYYPMDTPIANYDLGFVEGVLVGAWQQVLQMIQDTRNDLPFN
- a CDS encoding DEAD/DEAH box helicase, yielding MNLRPYQQEARDSIQSEWENGVKRTLLVLPTGCGKTIVFSKVIEDRVRLGERVLVLAHRGELLDQAADKLEKSTGLKCAREQAEETSVGSWFRVVVGSVQTMMREKRLEKFDRQFFDSIIIDEAHHCLSESYQRVLKYFDSANVLGVTATPDRGDMRNLGSYFQSLAYEYTLPKAIKGGYLSPIKAMTIPLQLDLTAVGQQAGDFKSSDLGTALDPYLESIAAEMWRVAQDRKIVVFLPLVKTSQKFANILNSFGFKAAEVNGDSQDRAQILEDFDRDKYNVLCNSMLLTEGWDCPSVDCVVVLRPTKVRSLYSQMVGRGTRLHPGKTDLLLLDFLWHTERHELCHPAHLIAENEEIAKAMTKQIEEAGIALDLEDVEKQAVEDVIAQREEALAKQLEEMKKRKRKLVDPLQFEMSIQAEDLASYVPSFGWEMAPPSDQQIKTLEKLGILPDDIHNAGKATKLLERLDKRREEGLTTPKQIRFLEQRGFEHVGTWSFDNAKRLIDRIAANGWRLPDGINPKEYRGE
- a CDS encoding DUF3797 domain-containing protein, translating into MNALKSVQLMRKYANCKECGNDKVGNGEGTLLIEDDIFKRSCKCGWSIEVDENDKPLLNLTIAAWATIGPRKIYEIHDKDDRFFGYVSVNELQKMGYVKRIDHCKKAEEFFNTPDGLDWVKKNRFFNVQ
- a CDS encoding DNA cytosine methyltransferase; protein product: MQEIAVDNFAGGGGASVGMELAFGRSVDIAINHDPAAIAMHLANHPETEHYCESVWDVDPREVTRGRPVGLCWLSPDCKHFSKAKGGKPKEKGIRGLAWVALRWAATVRPRVIMLENVEEFKTWGPLLKDGMPDPKNKGREFNAFINALKRQGYQVDHRELRACDYGAPTIRKRFFLIARCDGRPIVWPEPTHGDPESAEVKSGKLLPWRTAAEIIDWSLPCPSIFERKKPLAENTLRRIARGIQRFVIDNPNPFIVKVNHQGEQFRGQQISEPMQTITAKNGWGIVTPYIARIGQTGFGGDRLQYEVEEPLTTIITKAEHLLVTPVLGVNTSGHPGSSVDEPLRTVTTGGHHMLISPALIQMGYGEREGQQPRVLDLEKPIGTVTAGGNKFGLATAELIAVPHITKFRTGATGHDVNEPLHTVTSGAGSKRPAGAAHAMGMVTAFLSRQFGQSVGHAADAPAATITAGGGGKSALVTSHLVKMRGTNTGQRVDVPLQTVTAGGNHFGEVRAFLMAYYGSSVGQKTDEPLGTVTTRDRFGLVTIHGQDYQIVDIGMRMLEPHELFAAQGFPDTYIIDRDADGKSYPKSAQVARCGNSVPPPFAEALVRANLPEMCTGSGNSLAFERYKQQEGQLQLSM
- a CDS encoding AAA family ATPase — encoded protein: MENRLDLVALLAYIDPAYLTYQEWLNVGMALKYEGYTASDWDEWSKRDMGRYHPGECFKKWTTFEGTGGKPITGATITQMAKDNGWLPRSGVEDRELGWDDEIAGDYVVVDKNWIEGKEIHEPASWNPVQQLTTYLATLFEASENVGYVVDTWQNDEGKYLPTKGAWDRTAGELIQLLNQSNGDIGSVLGDYNPEAGAWIRFNPLDGKGVKNDNVTEFRYALVESDTMDIEKQHAIMRELELPIAVLVYSGGKSLHAIVRIDAVSYDEYRKRVDYLYNVCKKNGLSIDNQNRNPSRLSRMPGIERNGKKQFIVDTHIGKSSWAEWNEWIEGINDDLPDPESLASYWDNMPPLAPPLIEGVLRQGHKMLMAGPSKAGKSFLQIQLSIAIAEGIKWLGWQCTQGKVLYVNLELDSASALDRFKNVYQALGLQPLNIDKIDIWNLRGKSVPMDKLAPKLIRRAAKKNYIAVIIDPIYKVLTGDENSADQMAHFTNQFDKIATELGASVIYCHHHSKGSQGGKKSMDRASGSGVFARDPDALIDLVELDVTEALLKQEENKAVCAVYRQLFEKFNLNYLDEHISQDDLLSARAMEDHAKRAIPRQAEAARESIEQAVRSVRKRSAWRVEGTLREYPKFDAVNMWFQYPIHRVDDVGSLKDIEPEGEAPAWKKATDKRKSSAKKEQRSKEAQFEDAVNNCNFGEPPTVKDIVEWFGKSGKEVSERTVRDWIKKYGYVLKDGVIVKDNGGDHD